CTGACGAGGAAATGCTTCGTTATGAATTTTCCAAACATGCTCCAATTAAGGTACCAAAATGTTGAGTACATAGTTCAAAGTTTCTGCTTGCTGTATATGTTTTTAAGAAATAGGTTGCATCCCCCATCCCCTTAACTTGCTCCATTCAAGATTTTGTGTATGAGTTCTGTTTATCTTAATTTGCAGGACCTTCGTCTTGTCAGAGACAAATTTACTCATGTCTCAAGGGGATTTGCATTCTTACATTTTCATTCGGTATGTTCATTTGATTAAACTTTTCTGCTTGCCCTTGAGTTATGTTCTAAGTGTGGTTTAAAGGTTTGGTTTTCTCATACATATTATGGAGTAATGGTAAACATGCATATGCTATTAAAATCAGAGAAAATATAAATGTTTGGTAGGCTTCTGACTAGTTTTTgctaggtgttgctcttgtatatgtcccatggacttgggctatgtctatttctcatcaataaaattattatttactgATCAAATAATTCTGAAAACCCACGATGTGTTTTGAACCTGTCTGACGATGGGGTTAGGTTGtaaaggaggaaaagaaaagggaccTTGGAATTACTTAAATTGAATGATGAAACCACGGCTTAATTGAATGATGGACcttgctttttttttcctctttccttttttaatctctctaattttaatacattttcatttattcatcaaaaaaaatacattactgGTACttagaatatgaaatatttttttgtaacacGTACTTTAACATGAGTACTGCCTGCAAACAAGCAGGCCTTGATCAAACCAAAATCTTTTCAGAGCCAAAAAAAAGGTCAAATTTTTGTTGAATATAAAGGTGGATGAAatggtattttcattgaaatctATGACAAGTCAGATGGAAACACCATCTAAATGTTTCTTTTTGTGTTGTGTCCTGCATATGGAAAAGCtaggaagattttttttttgaattaatgtttcttaaaaagaaaaatctgaattaACCTTATTTAGTGATAGAATCTTCCTGCAAGTTCCCTCTCGAGGCTGATAAAGTTAACCCAGTCACAATGCTGTGGCTTGTGAAGGTCATCTTTGCTGGTGTAAAGTTGTGGGAAACTTCCGTCTAGGTCCTTGGGTtgaattttagtttttaatctTTCATTATAAATGGACTCTGGGCAATGCATCTCCTAAAGACTTGTGGAAACTGTAGTTAATTCCCGTCCCCctacaaaaaaaggaaagaatattTCTAAGATATTATTCTCTATAGGGGAAGAAAGAAGGTTAGTTGCCTAAAAAAATGGTGTCAGCTAGAACCGCTGGTATGACTTATTGTAGGTGGAGGATGCAACCAAAGCTCTTGAAGCAACGAATGGAATGACACTTGAAAAAAATGGGCAGATCTTGAGGGTTGCATATGCAAAAAGCATCCTTGGTCCAGGATCAGGCACATCAGGACCTTCCCAATCAAGCAGCCTTGCTGCTGCCGCAATTGAGGCAGCAACATTTGCTCAGCAGGTGCTTATTTATACATGAATGCATATGTGCACTCTGTACTTTTCCTTTTACAGTATCTATTTGTTTGTTCAAGCATTAAAGCTGTTACTTGATTTTACCCATTTTGACCTCTGTGGGATCTTTAGAAATTCAACCCTAGGTTTAGGATTCATGACAAGTTCTTGAAGACTTCTTATATAGGGTTTGATATATAAGGACTTACCAATGGttagataattaaaatgatCGAATTCTAAAGGTAATTTGGTGGCTGTTTGGCATTAAAACAGAGAATTGaaggataaaagaaaaagataaagataaaCCCTAGGCAATCACTTTAGGTTTCCTAGGCAATCATTCTTGAGAAGTAGAAGGCAATAATACACTCAAGCTTTAGGAAAGCTGATGAAGTTTGTGAACTGGTTCTTTGAATTGACTAATTCGACTATTGCTAAACCTTTTCCAACATGGACTGAGTTTCCTAACTAAAACATAAAAGTACTCTAAAAAAACACTCCTAAACTGAGTTGAAAACTACAAAATATACTGAGGATGTTCCCAACACAAAAAATAGAGCCATGAGCTTATATTACAGCCCATAGAGATTACGCCTGAAATAATTGAACTTGAGAAAATCTAAGAAAAGCTAAACTGGTGCCTGTGCCTATCTAACCTAAAGAAATTTAAAGGTAAGACTCCAACTGCTGGCAGTCTCTGACTGTAAAAACCTAACATAATCTTTCTGTAGTTTGGCTTAGACATATTGCAGCATATGGACTTGATGCTTAtgctttttttgttcttatttttacttatcccttcctttttttggtgttataattttttttatgggtagATGTTTGGTGTTATAAATACCaatgttatttatcattttcgGCTCAATTTCTATGCAATTGAATAGAAAGAATTCCTCCAAGGGGCTCAAAATCAGCCTGCAACTCtagatgttttttattttattgcatatATCATTGTACTTTTTAGTTGCTTCTGGCTCTGCAGTCTATATATCATTTATTTGGTCATTGCATTCTTATGCTCCTTTCTTTTGGCTTTTCAGTATGATGCTGTTGGATGGGCACCAAAAGAGTATAACCCGGATGACAAACAACCAGCCAGCAGGCAGGAACAAATTGATGGGAAGGTTCAAGTTCAAAATGACAGTTCAGCTCCACAAGCTGGATTTGTGTGGGATGAGGCATCTGGTTATTACTATGATGCTGCGTCTGGGTTTTACTATGATGGAAATACAGGTTTGTCTTTTCTGACTGCATTTTTTAAATAAGCAATctagtattttattaaaaaattcaaagggGAACATGTGACATGTAAAGAGGAATGGCTAATTAGATATAGAAAAAGATTCTTACTGTTTGAAGCTTTATGAATCTGAATTGTTTTGCATTTATTGTAGCAAAGATAGAAAAAATGTCCTACATTGCTCAAGAAGGATAAGTTATTTCCCTTTGTAATAAATTTCAAGGGGCTTCAATTGTAGCATTAATTTGTCTTCTTGGAGTATGCGCCcagatgtggcttgggccttcTTTGGGTTGTTACATAACTAGTGGTCATTGAGATGTTATATCTGTTGTAAGGATGAAACCACGGTTGGAATTGTTTATGTTGTCGCTTATGAACTTTCCATCAACCTCCAAATGCCCCTGTCCAACCTCAGGCAGAGTCCGGTTACCTATGGTTTCTATTGGCTGATATACTGGATCATTGATATCTGCATGTTTCAAAGTGTATGCTAATAATATGAATTTTAGTTTGAATCACTTCTCTTCGAAATTGCATTTTGGAATCTGACCTTCATGTTCTATGCAGGTCTCTATTATGATGGTAACAGTGGAATTTGGTATACATATGACGAACAAACTCATCAATACATCCCTTGCACTGATCAGAATGACAACAAAACATCTGGTGACCAATCTGAGCCCCCCAAGGCATCAGATGGTTCCAGTAATAGAAAAGTGGTTATCTCTGCACCAGCTACTACGTCAGTTGAGAAGACTGCCTCATTGCCAGATGCAGTACAGGCTGCAGCAACAGCAGCAATAGCTgcagagaagaaagagaaagagaaatcaAAAGAGATAAAACTTGCTTCAAGGAGCAGCATTCTGGCAACtaagaagaaaatgaataatgtATTGTCTCTCTGGAAGCAGAGGAGTCATGAAGGGCAAGCAACTCGTGTGGCTCTTGATGAGAGTCAACTATCTGGGTCAGCTGATGACAGACCCTTTTCTGTTGGACAGTCCACAAAAAGCAAGTATAAGACTGATCCATCGTCCATAAAAGATAATTCCATGTCCAGTTCAGGAGCTTCCAACATTGTCTCTGCGGCCCAGGCTGTTGGTTTGGAGTCTCCAGTCAAGCCTAGACCTGTGAGTAACAGCTTAGGGGGGACTGTGATGGGGGTCATTAGAGGTTCTGGAAGAGCTACAGTTAGATCAGAATCTACGTATTCAGgattatctggtggtgtttccCCTTCAACTGTTGCTACAAGTGCTGTTGGTTTTCCTTTATCAACAAATGCAGATATTTCTACAGCTGTAACTCCATTTAAAACGGATGCATCTGCGTTGGGTACCTATGCACCACCTGCGGCTATTGGGGGTGGCAAGAGGAGGTTTTCTGAAATGCCACTCAATCCAGCTTCTACATATAAGGAGCAACCTCAAACTACCTATAGGGATCGTGCAGCGGAGCGAAGGAGCTTGTATGGATCATCTTCTGTTGGGGAGGATTCATCTGACTTGGGATTTGATGATTCAAGTAAGCTTTGGTCAACAGTTTGTGCCTTTGATCCTTTCTTATGTGCTCatattatgtatgtttgtgaTATTTGTAGCACTGGCTCTGGGACATTTGCCAATGATTGTTTTATTTTCCAGTTTATTTATCCAAGTTTATGATTCATCGCTTCTCTATCTCTTGATATTTGTATCGACTTCTGAGAAATCCTATCTCTTTACTGTTGGTGAACATCCAAGATCGAGATATTGCATCAAGGAAGGGTTCTATGGATTCAATGCCTTTTCCCCCCGGTGTTGGTGGAGGACGTGTATTCGGAGATGCTAATGTTAATAGTTATGAGGTCATTACTGCAGACAAAGCAATTGATGAAAGCAACGTGGGTAACAGGATGCTCCGCAGCATGGGCTGGCATGAAGGCTCGGTATCATTTCCTTCTTTGCACTTCACAGTAGTTACAAAATGTTGATCTAGTGGTTCTATATAACTGAAATGTGCTCTTCATGCTTGAATGAAATGCAACTCACAGTTTCTCGTTCTCCCTGTTGGTAAAGCACTAGGATTTTATTTGTTCTATTTTCAAGTAAGGGATTCAGTTTATTGTTATAGAATGCAGTTTGATGTagacataattttaaaaagtgcGGTTTGAGGCAGACATATcatacccaattttcttcaTGTATTAAACATCTTTTTACGCTGATTACTATCCTTTTTTCTCCTACTTTGCCGTTTGTAACACCTGGCTTTGTGTAGGACGTGGTGTCTTGTTACTTGTTTATAACTTAGTGCCAGTGGCCGCTTGGTCTTTGGAGCAGGATTCAAACATTTTACACACTCTGGGGACactgtttttcttgttttggtaATGTTCTGGTGTGCAGGGATTAGGGAAGGATGGAAGCGGAATGGTAGAGCCAGTCCAGGCGCAAGCCGTGGAAAGTAGAGCAGGACTTGGGAGTCAGCAGAAGAAGCTTGATCCTCTCCTTGAGGTGCAGGCTGGAGATAGTTACAAAACCCTACTTCATAAGAAGGCACTTGCCAGGTTTCGGGAGATGTCGTAGATAGATAGATGTGGGGCAATTGAAGCTGCTCCTGGTTTGCAGGGAActgacaataaaaaaaaatttaaaaaaaaaaaagaaaagaaaaaagcgaGGGAAGCTAGTGTCAAGACAAGACCTTGAAAAACTGGTAGTAGAAAATGTAGTGTGCCTTGTAGAGAGGCGATTTGGTCGTGCAATATTGGTTGAAGGTGTATCTTGAGACTCATTTTCTATTGTCTATTGTAAAAACTAGCTTTTCAAGCCTTGAAAAGTTACTGGTATTATTGAAAGCTATGAAATTTTGATTACTCTTTGTTTTGCGGGGTCTTTTAAGCAAAACGTTAGAACATATACTGTTTTCCATCAATGAAGATTTTGGTGCTATGAAGCTCTGACCGTGGTAGTGCCTGACCTAGTGTTGGACAAGGCAAATGGAGTCATTTCATTACCCGGATTTCAGTCCAATAATTAATCAACTTGATAGAAATTTGGTGAGACATATATAATggctaagagcattggcattggcttcatcaaaagccaatGCAAATGCATAAATTGATGAACGTGTGAGAAATACCGCTGCATTGGTCTCGGCAAACATAAAATCTGAAGTTTTGACCTATAGTAATTCTTccgtttccttcaaatttgaaggagcACTGCACATTCatctttagtttattttattccatttttaatGCCCAACCGATGgttttattttccctctctcttccctctctcctTTTTCCTCCCCGCGTTTTCTCTCCCCCATgcctctctttttcatttttcgccATCAACAGAAACGAAATCTCTCGGATTCTTCACGCAGAACCGATTTTATCAGACCTCTGTCTCAGCAAACCAGCCCTAAGGTCCTTGCCCATTTCTGCAACCGTCGCTGACGCTTTGGCGGCCTTGAAAAATACCGACGACAACTTCATCAGCGTATGGGACTGCGTCGATCACTCGGCCAAGGTTGAGTTTGGTCACGACAACGTCGGCGTTGGCTGTGAGTGCCGTTGCGTTAGCAAGGTGTGCATGGTGGATGTGATATGCTATCTTTGCAGGGATGAGAATATGTTTTCTCCTTCTGCTGCCCTGAAGGCGCCTGTTTCTGCAATCTTGCCAAAGATTCCTGGACTCGTGAGGCATCTGGAGCCATCTTCGAGGTACTTGATACAGACACTAATAACTTGGATTTTTGTCTATGCatgtattttttcatttttttgagtTTGATCATCTTTGCAGGGCTCTATCTGGGTTTCCCTTGAATTTCAGTTTTAATGTCTCCGTAGgagtttttcataattttaaatgCTCGTTTGAACGTGATAAGATGTGTTTATTCAACTGCTACGCGTGAAACTGAAGGAAGCCATTATTCGTAAATGTTAGACATTTTTATTCATCAAACCCAAGATCGATGTGGTTGAAACAAatttcttcaaaaactcaacCCAAGCCTATTAATTtacaattttcaaattatatatcctgaaaaataaattagaacgTTGTTTCATTTCATCGTAACATTTCAGTTATGACCTGAATTGAAAGAAAGACGAAAGCAAATTGACCCAATTCAGCTTAACCTCCCCTGTTTCAAGCAAGCTCTGCAAAACGTGAATCtgtttttcttgtcttttcaGATTGTGGGAAGCCATCGATCTGATTCTGCAAGGAGCCCAGAACCTTGTGGTACCGATACAAACCAAACTAAGCAGCTATTCAAGAAGAAAACAGCTCCAAAAACCCTCGACCACCGGCCCTACTACCATCCACAACGGCCGCGAATTCTGCTGGTTGACTCAAGAGGACATGATCCGGTTCCTTCTCGGCTCCATCGGGCTCTTTTCCTCGCTCTCGGCGCTCTCTGTTGACACTCTTGGCATTATCACCACCGACATCTTAGCCATTGACTATTACTCCCCTGCCTCTTCGGCAATTGGAGCTATATCCCGCTCTCTCTGTGAGCAAACTTCAGTGGCTGATTCTGGTATTGTTATGCTTTGGATCCGTAATGTATTGTGAAGTAGTTGTAGATTTATAGGCCGACTTTGATATGGACTCGTTTCCAGTGTTGGTATATTGGTATTTTGCATCTGATTTGTGTTCCATGCAATCCCAGTGTTCAGTTGTGGTTGGAATTCCTGTGAACATTCtgtgtttttttgtttggattctGTGGAGAAGtgggtttttggttttcatACTCTCTGACTTTGTGTTCATGGAGCAGTGTTCATGAAGTTAGATTGATGAGCCCCTACTTTATAGAAACACCCTTCTATTTCATTGCAGTTTTTCCCTTGCAAATGGATCATGACCTTGTGCCTTATCATCAAGCTGTTTAACACGACCATAACATGGCATGTGTTTGTGTCTTTGTTCTGTTTGGCCTTCAATACACTACATATATTTTTGGTTTCTGTTTTTGTATACCTTTAAGGTATCTGCCTCTtggttattaataaaaaattctcataaatattattattaaaaaataatattatattattattttgatgaatcaaatgactaatccaatgtaggGATATGGCTAAGGAGGTTTTGGACTTATGGAAAACATgcacttttcatcaaattttaaagatggctttgatgaagccaatgccaatgctctaagagcattcacattggcttcatcaaaatcatttttaaaatttgatgaaaagtacaagtttttcataattctaaaatcttcctatccataatcccacattgaattagtcattagattcatcaaaataataatataatattattcttttaataatatatatttttttcatattttgaaattaaacctactatatgtatattaataatttaatatgatatttaaattattgatttccaactaatttttttcctcaacttAATTAGTATATTGTGAAGGCAATtatgagaattatttttttattaatatttttaaataatttgaattatgaaaaaaacaaaaagatgtataattttattaataattacttctttaattattaaataaaaaataaattaagaaaattaaaataattaaatgataattGGAGACtcgatatatttatttatttataattggtATTTGGACATTTTTAGACATTGCAATCCTTGCGCCACCCAACTAACCAATGTCCCCACCCAACCCATCCCCACCCGCTCTGcttcccatctctctctcactctctctgtaTTTCTTCACAGATCTTCTTCTCTAGAGGTGGttgtaattttttgttgttgttgctgctgctgctgctgcttgtAAAATTCTTTGTGAAAAATGGTGAGGAAGAAGATCAGAGAGTACAATTCTAAGCGCTTGCTGAAGGAGCATCTCAAACGTCTCGCCAACATTGACCTCCAGATCCACTCCGCCTAGGTAGCTTCATTCTCCTCCCTCCATCCATCCCAATGCTTCTAGTTTCTTCTGTAGCCGCCTTTGCCGTTTCCCTTGTGATCACTCTTTGACATCTTTATCATTTGaaaacagagaaagagagaaagggggagagaaAACATACCAGTTGCCTTTGGAGAAGAAGCTCGTGGAAAAATCTTGGGTCCAAATCAGAGTGTTCTGCGTGAAGAATTCAAGTGTAGTTTCGGTGGATTGTGagaaatgaagaagagagaaagtGGGAGAGAAAATGCAGGGAAGAAAAATCgagagaaggaaaataaaatagaccggtacatgaaataaaatagagtaaaATATTGAGAAGACAAGTGTACAAAAGCCCTTTAAATATGAAGGAAAAGTTAGAAATACTGTAGGTCAAAGTTTTCCATTATTTGGTTTGACTAATCTAATGTAGCCCTTTTTTCacatattcattattttatgcaTTTGGCTTGACTTTTGGTAAAGCCAATACCAATGCCCATCGTCCATGCTGGCCTCACTCCAACCTAAAACATCTATTATCTCTTTTAATATTTCTACATCATTACAAGCCAATGTTGAATTATcaatatataatgaatatgttcataatttctttttcttttttccttataAAAGTAAAGTTCTTCAGTTTAGATATGACGTGACATCAACGTtgcatttttaaataaaaaaaccaaaacttcaTCACAGGATATGTTTCTAATTCAATTAAAAATCTTTGAAGTCTCCAAATTAGTGTGCCTCGTTTGAAGTCTCCAAACTAAAGTGTGACTcgtttgtttggttttttttattttttctaaacaagcaaggtatatatatataaggatacTGCAAAGTACAATTACAAAGTTTAAGGAggatcaaaaagaaagaaatggaaagagtCATCTAAGGGTATGCTTCCAAAAACAAGATTGGTTGCTGCCCATTGCGCTACAGAATGCGCACATCGATTTGCATATCGATGAATTTTGATAAAACTCCAAAGCGAATTACTCGCATACAGATGTTGAATATCCTTGATGATATTGGAAATATACCAGTTTAGAGCAGAAGATTGGTCTTGAATAGCTGAAAGAACCAATTGTGAGTCTCCTTCAAAAATAACCTGAGTGTGTTTGGATGAAGCCGCCATTTTAGTGACTAGGAGAGTTGTTGTTGCTTCAGCGACAAGAGGGTTTTGGGACTGGATTTTATCAGTTTGAATGCTATGAAAATTACCTctattgttgaacccaagatttcaagttttgtgtaattatatatttacacatgaattttgatgataacaaatgaattcaaagaataaagaagtctcaagctcaagttgtctacacaatggagtcaagcacatcaaggaaacaagcatgagcaagaagggaacaaattcacattaaaattatatagtaatgttgtaaatctcttcaaaatttgaaattaggattaatgctcaaaattaatattttatcataaagcattaaaatacattttctacatgtgcatgaatatttttgaaaattaaatttaaaaattttgaaagatgattgattgtcatcttttgcatgtgcatgccttgattaaagggttgaactttaaaaatattaaagatgattgattgtcatcttttgcatgtgcatgccttgattaaagggttgaactttgaaaatattaaagatgattgattgtcatctttcacatgtgcatgttttatttgaatattttcaaaagtgattgatgtttttttagacttatacaaaaagtaaaagattaggtttgaattttttgaaaatgaaagtgtgctcattttgtcatatgccaaaagtaaaagattttatttgaattctttgaaaaagtgaatgatgttgtctttgacaattgaaaaagaagaaccttttatttgaattttttgaaaaagtgaatgatgttgtctttgacatgtgaatctttttaaatttgaatatgaagtctcatatacctataaatagatcatttgagagcttcacatttacaacaccaagagcatacaacattcattcaaagctttcattctctcttctctaagcattgagccttaatccttgttcattttgagagatatagtttgcgttgtattattcttatttcactcattgatgagtgttttctgataacctacccactatcagctcttgtatcagaaaaagggtgtgtataacccttgtgtgtgtagaaagtattctacacggggaatagttgaatcaccacgtgtaaggtgattgcaagtgtagagggtgttctacacggatcctttgtagcggtgttgttcaaaggtgtaataggtttctatctccacctgaaggaggttgaatagtgaatttgggaatcctcaaggggtagcttgaggcgaggacgtaggcagtggggccgaacctcgttaacatactgagtttgcttctctcttacccttactctttatatttattgttatttcatattttgtttattttttatattatatatttgatttataattgttattttttttaatacaattcaattcacccccctcttgtattagccatctgggcaacaattggtatcagagctaagagctctattataagactaactatcttttgagttaagatcttatagctaacatttcag
This is a stretch of genomic DNA from Carya illinoinensis cultivar Pawnee chromosome 3, C.illinoinensisPawnee_v1, whole genome shotgun sequence. It encodes these proteins:
- the LOC122302945 gene encoding SUPPRESSOR OF ABI3-5-like isoform X1, whose amino-acid sequence is MDPGRYGLHRGWDNNSALEGYGAVHEPNFRVGASYDERRFLDERFSRENVYPRNAFHREVLDRENYPPPPPAIGLWPQSRRRSYEEEYPLDRESRRHEKSYISSYHEMDTFRDRDIDTIQEFDEFGDGYHNVDNSRDHGFGRPARFEGRDRDDYAYDDYDRRSRLSHQSREDSRDRDYDHGRHGYDSDYDRSSRRDGNWRRRGSRDKRCPSRERDQSPHRRHERSWSRGHDDRPRSRSPRARSHSRTHREDSYDDDRHERMDKRREREEKRHREQYSVAPSATVVVKGLSQKTTEEDLYQILAEWGPLRHVRVIKERNSGISRGFAFIDFPSVGAARAMMDKIGDDGLVVDGRKLFFEYSSKPTGGAGGPFGQENALKSGHFNHRSITVPSDWMCNSCGCVNFARRTSCFQCNEPRTDDALPADIALSNPAPIGKKGLEAGPTHVLVVRGLDENADEEMLRYEFSKHAPIKDLRLVRDKFTHVSRGFAFLHFHSVEDATKALEATNGMTLEKNGQILRVAYAKSILGPGSGTSGPSQSSSLAAAAIEAATFAQQYDAVGWAPKEYNPDDKQPASRQEQIDGKVQVQNDSSAPQAGFVWDEASGYYYDAASGFYYDGNTGLYYDGNSGIWYTYDEQTHQYIPCTDQNDNKTSGDQSEPPKASDGSSNRKVVISAPATTSVEKTASLPDAVQAAATAAIAAEKKEKEKSKEIKLASRSSILATKKKMNNVLSLWKQRSHEGQATRVALDESQLSGSADDRPFSVGQSTKSKYKTDPSSIKDNSMSSSGASNIVSAAQAVGLESPVKPRPVSNSLGGTVMGVIRGSGRATVRSESTYSGLSGGVSPSTVATSAVGFPLSTNADISTAVTPFKTDASALGTYAPPAAIGGGKRRFSEMPLNPASTYKEQPQTTYRDRAAERRSLYGSSSVGEDSSDLGFDDSNRDIASRKGSMDSMPFPPGVGGGRVFGDANVNSYEVITADKAIDESNVGNRMLRSMGWHEGSGLGKDGSGMVEPVQAQAVESRAGLGSQQKKLDPLLEVQAGDSYKTLLHKKALARFREMS
- the LOC122302945 gene encoding SUPPRESSOR OF ABI3-5-like isoform X2, translating into MDPGRYGLHRGWDNNSALEGYGAVHEPNFRVGASYDERRFLDERFSRENVYPRNAFHREVLDRENYPPPPPAIGLWPQSRRRSYEEEYPLDRESRRHEKSYISSYHEMDTFRDRDIDTIQEFDEFGDGYHNVDNSRDHGFGRPARFEGRDRDDYAYDDYDRRSRLSHQSREDSRDRDYDHGRHGYDSDYDRSSRRDGNWRRRGSRDKRCPSRERDQSPHRRHERSWSRGHDDRPRSRSPRARSHSRTHREDSYDDDRHERMDKRREREEKRHREQYSVAPSATVVVKGLSQKTTEEDLYQILAEWGPLRHVRVIKERNSGISRGFAFIDFPSVGAARAMMDKIGDDGLVVDGRKLFFEYSKPTGGAGGPFGQENALKSGHFNHRSITVPSDWMCNSCGCVNFARRTSCFQCNEPRTDDALPADIALSNPAPIGKKGLEAGPTHVLVVRGLDENADEEMLRYEFSKHAPIKDLRLVRDKFTHVSRGFAFLHFHSVEDATKALEATNGMTLEKNGQILRVAYAKSILGPGSGTSGPSQSSSLAAAAIEAATFAQQYDAVGWAPKEYNPDDKQPASRQEQIDGKVQVQNDSSAPQAGFVWDEASGYYYDAASGFYYDGNTGLYYDGNSGIWYTYDEQTHQYIPCTDQNDNKTSGDQSEPPKASDGSSNRKVVISAPATTSVEKTASLPDAVQAAATAAIAAEKKEKEKSKEIKLASRSSILATKKKMNNVLSLWKQRSHEGQATRVALDESQLSGSADDRPFSVGQSTKSKYKTDPSSIKDNSMSSSGASNIVSAAQAVGLESPVKPRPVSNSLGGTVMGVIRGSGRATVRSESTYSGLSGGVSPSTVATSAVGFPLSTNADISTAVTPFKTDASALGTYAPPAAIGGGKRRFSEMPLNPASTYKEQPQTTYRDRAAERRSLYGSSSVGEDSSDLGFDDSNRDIASRKGSMDSMPFPPGVGGGRVFGDANVNSYEVITADKAIDESNVGNRMLRSMGWHEGSGLGKDGSGMVEPVQAQAVESRAGLGSQQKKLDPLLEVQAGDSYKTLLHKKALARFREMS
- the LOC122302945 gene encoding SUPPRESSOR OF ABI3-5-like isoform X3, producing the protein MDTFRDRDIDTIQEFDEFGDGYHNVDNSRDHGFGRPARFEGRDRDDYAYDDYDRRSRLSHQSREDSRDRDYDHGRHGYDSDYDRSSRRDGNWRRRGSRDKRCPSRERDQSPHRRHERSWSRGHDDRPRSRSPRARSHSRTHREDSYDDDRHERMDKRREREEKRHREQYSVAPSATVVVKGLSQKTTEEDLYQILAEWGPLRHVRVIKERNSGISRGFAFIDFPSVGAARAMMDKIGDDGLVVDGRKLFFEYSSKPTGGAGGPFGQENALKSGHFNHRSITVPSDWMCNSCGCVNFARRTSCFQCNEPRTDDALPADIALSNPAPIGKKGLEAGPTHVLVVRGLDENADEEMLRYEFSKHAPIKDLRLVRDKFTHVSRGFAFLHFHSVEDATKALEATNGMTLEKNGQILRVAYAKSILGPGSGTSGPSQSSSLAAAAIEAATFAQQYDAVGWAPKEYNPDDKQPASRQEQIDGKVQVQNDSSAPQAGFVWDEASGYYYDAASGFYYDGNTGLYYDGNSGIWYTYDEQTHQYIPCTDQNDNKTSGDQSEPPKASDGSSNRKVVISAPATTSVEKTASLPDAVQAAATAAIAAEKKEKEKSKEIKLASRSSILATKKKMNNVLSLWKQRSHEGQATRVALDESQLSGSADDRPFSVGQSTKSKYKTDPSSIKDNSMSSSGASNIVSAAQAVGLESPVKPRPVSNSLGGTVMGVIRGSGRATVRSESTYSGLSGGVSPSTVATSAVGFPLSTNADISTAVTPFKTDASALGTYAPPAAIGGGKRRFSEMPLNPASTYKEQPQTTYRDRAAERRSLYGSSSVGEDSSDLGFDDSNRDIASRKGSMDSMPFPPGVGGGRVFGDANVNSYEVITADKAIDESNVGNRMLRSMGWHEGSGLGKDGSGMVEPVQAQAVESRAGLGSQQKKLDPLLEVQAGDSYKTLLHKKALARFREMS
- the LOC122302946 gene encoding CBS domain-containing protein CBSX5-like; the protein is MVLFSLSLPSLLFPPRVFSPPCLSFSFFAINRNEISRILHAEPILSDLCLSKPALRSLPISATVADALAALKNTDDNFISVWDCVDHSAKVEFGHDNVGVGCECRCVSKVCMVDVICYLCRDENMFSPSAALKAPVSAILPKIPGLVRHLEPSSRLWEAIDLILQGAQNLVVPIQTKLSSYSRRKQLQKPSTTGPTTIHNGREFCWLTQEDMIRFLLGSIGLFSSLSALSVDTLGIITTDILAIDYYSPASSAIGAISRSLCEQTSVADSGIVMLWIRNVL